The proteins below are encoded in one region of Chloroflexota bacterium:
- a CDS encoding transketolase yields the protein MIADLSRRAYEFRIQVLQMVYARQTGHIGGAFSIAEVLTALYFHHLRINPSNPNWDDRDRLVFSKGHACAMLYTALAHRGFFPVEDLMTFRALNSRLQGHPERQKTPGIEVPAGPLGHGVAIGAGMALCARMDKSKRRVYAILGDGEINAGVIWEGALVAAKYQLDNLKVILDYNGVQQTGTTTKVLPTEPIVDKWRAFGWHTIEIHGHNQTQVLDALDQADEIHGKPVVIIARTTKGKGVSFMENDSYWHGSPPNEKQFQAALAELNEGVARWQN from the coding sequence ATGATTGCCGATCTCTCGCGTCGCGCGTATGAATTTCGAATCCAGGTTTTGCAGATGGTGTACGCGCGTCAGACTGGACACATCGGCGGCGCGTTTTCGATCGCCGAAGTGCTGACCGCGTTGTACTTTCATCACTTGCGAATCAATCCATCCAATCCGAACTGGGACGACCGGGATCGGTTGGTGTTTTCGAAAGGGCACGCGTGCGCGATGCTGTACACCGCGCTCGCGCATCGCGGCTTTTTTCCGGTCGAAGATCTGATGACGTTTCGCGCGCTCAACAGCCGTTTGCAAGGACATCCAGAGAGACAAAAGACACCTGGCATCGAAGTGCCGGCGGGTCCGCTCGGTCATGGTGTGGCGATTGGGGCAGGCATGGCGCTCTGCGCGCGGATGGACAAATCGAAACGACGCGTCTACGCGATCCTGGGTGACGGCGAAATCAACGCCGGCGTCATCTGGGAAGGCGCGCTCGTCGCGGCGAAATATCAACTCGACAATTTGAAAGTGATTCTCGACTACAACGGGGTTCAACAAACTGGGACGACCACCAAGGTCTTGCCTACCGAACCCATCGTGGACAAATGGCGCGCGTTCGGCTGGCACACGATTGAGATTCACGGTCACAACCAGACCCAGGTTCTCGACGCGCTCGATCAAGCGGACGAAATTCACGGCAAGCCGGTCGTCATCATCGCGCGCACGACGAAGGGCAAGGGCGTGAGTTTCATGGAGAACGATTCCTACTGGCAC
- a CDS encoding aspartate/glutamate racemase family protein — MQPYIDKHIPEVSVMHLCDDTIQRDNIVAGVGVIPKVNYFKFAQYAHNLEEAQVDMILLACSTFNFAAELGRPMVSVPIQQIDRPMMELAVRQFRKIGLLATLSTTVPSSERLLKIVAQEQGKEIEVQTLLCSEAFEFISKGDVAKHNELLLEQVEKLSASVECIVMAQLSMSALAPLLENTRIPVYNSGDTGFARVREMLLAMN; from the coding sequence ATGCAGCCCTACATTGACAAGCACATCCCCGAAGTCAGCGTCATGCACTTGTGTGACGATACCATCCAAAGGGATAATATTGTAGCGGGCGTCGGAGTCATTCCCAAGGTCAACTATTTCAAGTTCGCTCAGTACGCGCACAACCTCGAAGAAGCGCAGGTAGATATGATTCTGCTTGCCTGTTCGACGTTCAACTTCGCGGCAGAACTGGGACGCCCCATGGTCAGCGTGCCGATTCAGCAGATTGACCGCCCAATGATGGAACTGGCAGTCAGGCAATTTCGAAAGATTGGCTTGTTGGCGACATTGAGCACGACCGTGCCATCTTCGGAACGGTTGCTTAAAATCGTGGCGCAAGAGCAGGGCAAAGAGATCGAAGTGCAGACGCTCTTGTGCAGCGAGGCGTTTGAATTCATCTCCAAAGGCGATGTCGCGAAACACAACGAACTGCTGTTGGAACAAGTCGAAAAGTTGTCTGCATCGGTCGAGTGTATCGTCATGGCGCAACTCTCTATGTCGGCGTTGGCGCCGTTGTTAGAGAACACCCGCATCCCAGTGTACAACAGTGGCGATACCGGTTTTGCGCGCGTGCGTGAAATGCTGTTGGCGATGAATTAA